The Paenibacillus tianjinensis genome has a window encoding:
- a CDS encoding carbohydrate ABC transporter permease, protein MMMEKNTIKQDSGSTFIKVISYLCVAIFALFCLFPFALMISSSFMNEQEIVREGYKLLPKEISFKAYDLLLNNSTQLVNAYQVTIFITVVGTVLGLFMMSMAGFVLNRKDFKYRNFFSFLIYFTTLFSGGLIPTYILMVKHLHLKDSLFAMILPGVVGAWSIFLMRNFMKAIPDSLYESATIDGAGDFRIYWRIFIPLAVPSLATIGLFSALGFWNEWYNGMLYIDTPAKYPLQYFLQRMVSQTNLGALINSGAVINTADLPTQSIKMATAVLATGPIILLYPFVQRYFVTGLTIGAVKG, encoded by the coding sequence ATGATGATGGAAAAGAATACGATCAAACAGGACTCCGGCAGTACCTTCATTAAAGTGATCAGCTATCTCTGCGTCGCAATATTCGCGCTGTTCTGCCTGTTTCCTTTTGCGCTGATGATTTCTTCCTCGTTCATGAACGAGCAGGAGATTGTCCGTGAAGGCTACAAGCTGCTGCCCAAGGAAATTTCATTCAAAGCCTACGACTTGCTGCTGAATAACTCCACCCAGCTGGTGAATGCTTACCAGGTCACGATATTTATCACCGTAGTGGGTACTGTGCTTGGACTGTTTATGATGTCGATGGCCGGGTTCGTGCTCAACCGCAAGGATTTCAAATACCGGAATTTCTTTTCATTCCTGATTTACTTCACAACGCTCTTCAGCGGCGGCCTGATTCCCACCTATATTCTGATGGTCAAACACCTCCATCTGAAGGACAGCCTGTTCGCGATGATTCTGCCGGGAGTGGTGGGCGCCTGGTCCATTTTCCTGATGCGTAATTTCATGAAGGCGATTCCGGACTCCCTGTACGAATCTGCGACGATTGACGGTGCCGGTGACTTCCGCATCTATTGGCGGATTTTTATTCCCTTGGCGGTTCCGTCACTGGCTACGATCGGGCTGTTCTCGGCGCTCGGCTTCTGGAATGAGTGGTATAACGGGATGCTGTACATCGACACTCCGGCCAAGTATCCGCTTCAATACTTTTTACAGCGGATGGTCAGCCAGACGAATCTTGGAGCGCTGATCAATTCGGGAGCGGTCATCAATACCGCCGATCTTCCGACCCAATCGATCAAGATGGCTACGGCGGTGCTGGCTACCGGACCGATCATTCTGCTATACCCGTTTGTGCAGCGTTATTTCGTAACCGGCCTGACCATCGGGGCTGTAAAGGGTTAA
- a CDS encoding ABC transporter permease, whose translation MGSLARLMHTGGNIVREIIKNKVLFLMLLPVILYFVIFHYAVMPGAYVAFVDYNLNKGIFGSHFIGLKNFEFLVQNGDLWNITKNTLLYNLVFLALGNIIQIVFAIMLSEISGKWFKKVSQSVILLPNFISMVIVGVFAYNIFNFNSGFINTLLVNTGLDRYEFYSDPGIWKYIIVAFKIWASTGYGMIVYLATITGINHDLYEAAYMDGATTWQRIRYMTLPILKPTFILLLLFGMGGILKGSFDLFYNLIGTNSVLYPQTDIIDTYVFRSLVGQFNFSMGAAVGFYQSLFGLILVLVVNFIVRKVEPDSALF comes from the coding sequence GTGGGCTCATTGGCAAGACTTATGCATACGGGTGGGAATATTGTCAGGGAAATCATAAAAAACAAAGTCCTGTTTCTCATGCTGCTGCCTGTAATCCTGTATTTCGTCATTTTCCACTATGCGGTAATGCCCGGCGCTTATGTCGCATTTGTGGACTACAATCTCAACAAAGGTATTTTCGGAAGCCATTTCATCGGCCTGAAGAATTTCGAATTCCTTGTGCAGAACGGTGATCTATGGAATATTACGAAAAATACGCTGCTCTACAATCTCGTCTTTCTGGCGCTGGGCAATATCATTCAAATCGTATTTGCGATTATGCTGTCTGAAATCTCGGGCAAATGGTTTAAGAAGGTCTCCCAGTCCGTTATTCTCCTGCCGAACTTCATTTCCATGGTTATTGTCGGCGTGTTTGCCTACAATATCTTCAACTTCAACTCCGGTTTTATCAATACCCTGCTGGTCAACACCGGGCTCGACCGGTACGAATTCTATTCTGATCCGGGCATCTGGAAGTATATTATCGTCGCCTTCAAGATTTGGGCCAGTACCGGCTACGGCATGATTGTCTATCTCGCCACCATCACTGGAATCAATCATGATCTGTATGAGGCGGCCTATATGGATGGAGCTACAACCTGGCAGCGGATCCGCTATATGACCCTGCCGATTCTGAAGCCAACCTTTATTCTGCTGCTGCTGTTCGGGATGGGCGGTATTCTCAAAGGCTCCTTCGACCTGTTCTATAATCTGATCGGCACCAACTCCGTACTGTATCCGCAGACGGATATCATTGATACGTACGTCTTCCGTTCACTGGTGGGACAGTTCAACTTCTCCATGGGAGCGGCGGTAGGCTTCTATCAATCCTTATTCGGTCTGATTCTGGTATTGGTGGTTAACTTTATCGTTCGCAAGGTCGAACCGGACAGCGCACTATTTTAG
- the bglX gene encoding beta-glucosidase BglX gives MTKPFIQDLVNDMTLDEKLAQLTQLGPHYWGLDDTVDLTGPFKELNIEPHIIHSIGSVLNGIGARNVIELQTRHLQNSRQRIPLLFMADVIHGYRTILPIPLAMGASFDLAACERFAAIAAKESAAAGIHVTFSPMTDLVRDPRWGRVMETSGEDPYLNALVTASMVRGYQGNDLRDKGRIAACVKHFAAYGAPEGGREYNTVDLSSGVLRDFYLPAYKAAVDAGVAMVMAAFNTVDRIPASGNKQLLRGILREEWGFGGVTIADFNSVNELIPHGAAHDGGEAAELSLAAGLDIEMMSTHYLAHGAELVEQGRLDAALIDEAVIRVLELKDALGLFDNPFKDADPQADEAAEPSGEHRQAARELAAGCVVLLKNDDEVLPLKRGMKIGLAGPFAASVNVLGGWSGTGQDSAVSLYSGLAQKNAAGDILTGMTGELGSMLEGIFDVADETEEAYSRLKDCDVILVAVGENQHDTGEGGSKSCLRLSPNQEKLIWRLKDTGKPVVTIVFSGRPLELKPVLEASDALVQAWFLGIESGNALADVLFGDYNPSGRLSMSFPYTVGQIPVYYNAYQTGRPYDPEYPQVRYVTRYLDCPNDPLFCFGYGLSYSSFAYSSFTVKRVDDEDHLIASVEVENTSNIAGKETVQLYIRDVSASVVRPVKELKGFRQLLLAPHEKQAVSFEITRDMLMFYGKDDQLIFEPGEFDIMIGRNSGDCSTERIWIG, from the coding sequence ATGACGAAACCCTTTATCCAAGATCTTGTAAATGATATGACGCTGGACGAAAAACTGGCCCAGCTCACCCAGCTGGGTCCTCACTATTGGGGTCTGGACGATACTGTGGATTTAACGGGTCCGTTCAAGGAGCTGAACATAGAGCCGCATATAATTCATAGCATCGGCAGCGTATTAAACGGCATTGGTGCCAGGAATGTAATAGAGCTGCAGACCCGGCATCTGCAGAACAGCCGCCAGCGGATCCCCCTGCTCTTCATGGCGGATGTGATCCACGGCTACCGGACCATCCTGCCAATCCCGCTGGCGATGGGCGCAAGCTTTGATCTGGCAGCCTGTGAACGGTTTGCCGCTATTGCGGCCAAGGAAAGCGCTGCTGCCGGGATTCATGTTACGTTCTCCCCGATGACCGATCTTGTGCGCGATCCGCGCTGGGGGCGTGTAATGGAAACCTCCGGCGAGGACCCTTACCTGAACGCCCTGGTTACGGCAAGTATGGTCCGCGGCTACCAGGGCAATGACCTTAGGGATAAAGGCCGCATCGCCGCCTGTGTGAAGCATTTCGCCGCCTATGGTGCACCCGAGGGCGGGCGCGAATACAATACGGTCGATCTGTCCTCCGGCGTATTGCGCGACTTCTATCTGCCTGCTTATAAAGCAGCCGTTGATGCCGGGGTTGCGATGGTAATGGCTGCCTTCAATACCGTAGACCGCATCCCGGCAAGCGGGAATAAGCAGCTGCTCCGCGGTATCCTGCGGGAGGAATGGGGCTTCGGCGGTGTGACAATCGCTGACTTCAATTCCGTTAATGAGCTGATCCCCCATGGCGCGGCGCACGATGGCGGGGAAGCAGCAGAGCTAAGTCTCGCTGCCGGACTTGATATAGAGATGATGTCCACCCACTATCTTGCCCATGGTGCGGAGCTTGTGGAGCAAGGCCGGCTGGACGCCGCCCTGATCGATGAGGCGGTCATCCGGGTGCTGGAGCTTAAGGATGCGCTGGGCCTGTTCGACAATCCGTTCAAGGATGCCGATCCGCAAGCGGATGAAGCGGCTGAACCCAGCGGGGAGCACCGTCAGGCTGCCCGGGAACTGGCGGCTGGCTGTGTTGTACTGCTGAAAAATGACGATGAGGTGCTGCCGCTTAAACGGGGGATGAAGATCGGCCTGGCCGGCCCCTTTGCGGCCTCTGTCAATGTGCTGGGCGGCTGGTCCGGGACCGGACAGGATTCCGCTGTATCGTTATATTCAGGCCTTGCGCAAAAAAACGCTGCCGGAGATATTCTTACGGGTATGACCGGTGAGCTGGGCAGTATGCTGGAGGGAATCTTTGATGTGGCAGATGAAACAGAGGAAGCGTATAGCCGGCTGAAAGATTGCGATGTCATTCTGGTTGCTGTAGGCGAGAACCAGCACGATACCGGAGAAGGCGGCAGCAAGTCCTGCCTCCGGCTGTCCCCCAATCAGGAGAAGCTGATCTGGCGGCTGAAGGATACCGGCAAACCGGTGGTCACTATTGTATTCAGCGGACGTCCGCTGGAGCTGAAGCCTGTTCTTGAAGCCAGTGACGCCCTGGTGCAGGCCTGGTTCCTCGGGATAGAATCCGGGAATGCCCTCGCGGATGTACTGTTCGGGGATTATAACCCGTCCGGACGCCTGTCGATGAGCTTTCCCTATACGGTGGGTCAGATTCCGGTGTATTATAACGCCTATCAGACCGGGCGCCCCTATGATCCCGAGTATCCCCAGGTCCGTTATGTTACCCGCTATCTGGACTGTCCCAATGACCCGCTGTTCTGCTTCGGCTATGGGCTAAGCTATTCAAGTTTTGCTTACAGCAGCTTTACAGTTAAACGGGTGGATGACGAAGATCACCTGATTGCCTCCGTCGAGGTAGAGAATACTTCAAACATCGCCGGTAAAGAAACCGTCCAGCTCTATATCCGTGATGTCAGCGCAAGTGTGGTGCGTCCGGTCAAAGAGCTGAAGGGCTTCCGCCAGCTGCTGCTTGCCCCACATGAGAAACAGGCGGTCTCCTTCGAGATCACCAGGGACATGCTGATGTTCTACGGCAAGGACGACCAGCTGATCTTCGAGCCCGGGGAATTTGACATTATGATTGGCCGGAATTCCGGAGACTGCAGCACTGAACGGATCTGGATCGGCTGA
- a CDS encoding metallophosphoesterase family protein: MSGNLSFRQDGTFTIVQFTDLHWMDGRAEDQRTRELMERVLEAEHPDLVVFTGDLIYTGPVSPGDQECTQPEQAFREAVAVVENAGFPWAFVFGNHDTEKGITRRELMQIALEHPHTLAEPGPEEIAGTGNYSLEIAGPDGRAAALLYFLDTGSYSEVEHVPGYNWVQRDQISWLTGESARLNPQAGAAKLPALAFFHIPLPEYQEMWDTQICRGQKFERVCSPVINSGLFAALLEMEDVRGTFCGHDHVNDYTGSLHGIRLCYGRATGYNTYGREGFMRGARVIRMTLGSQDFDTWLRLEDGSVIMEQPVHEPE, encoded by the coding sequence ATGAGCGGCAATTTATCGTTCCGGCAAGACGGAACCTTTACCATTGTGCAATTTACCGATCTTCACTGGATGGACGGAAGAGCCGAGGACCAGCGTACCCGGGAGCTGATGGAACGCGTGCTCGAAGCGGAGCATCCGGATCTGGTTGTATTCACGGGAGATCTCATTTATACCGGACCCGTGTCTCCGGGAGACCAGGAATGTACCCAGCCTGAACAAGCCTTCCGGGAGGCTGTAGCCGTGGTGGAGAACGCCGGATTTCCCTGGGCCTTTGTATTCGGCAACCACGATACCGAGAAGGGGATCACCCGGCGGGAGCTGATGCAGATTGCCCTCGAACATCCCCACACCCTAGCGGAACCCGGTCCCGAAGAGATTGCCGGAACCGGCAATTACAGTCTTGAAATCGCAGGTCCGGACGGCCGGGCCGCCGCACTGCTATATTTCCTGGACACCGGCAGCTATTCCGAAGTGGAGCATGTTCCGGGCTATAACTGGGTTCAGCGGGATCAGATCAGCTGGCTGACTGGAGAATCCGCGCGGCTGAACCCGCAGGCAGGCGCGGCAAAGCTGCCGGCACTGGCCTTCTTTCACATCCCGCTCCCTGAGTACCAGGAAATGTGGGACACTCAAATTTGCCGCGGACAAAAATTCGAGCGTGTCTGCTCGCCGGTGATCAATTCCGGATTATTTGCGGCCTTGCTGGAAATGGAGGATGTGCGGGGGACCTTTTGCGGACATGACCACGTCAACGACTATACCGGCAGCCTGCATGGCATCCGCCTCTGCTACGGAAGGGCTACCGGCTACAACACTTATGGCAGAGAAGGCTTCATGCGCGGCGCCCGGGTTATCCGGATGACGCTCGGCAGCCAGGACTTTGACACCTGGCTTCGGTTGGAGGACGGTTCTGTTATTATGGAGCAGCCTGTTCATGAGCCTGAATAA
- a CDS encoding glycoside hydrolase family 88 protein gives MEMTAKQTWIDEAWSKALEKTRSNSRRIGAGFPHASQGGQYVLEGPNWWTAGFWPGMLWQLYAESGDESLKAIAEECEQRLDEVLDGYVKLDHDLGFMWLLTSVANFKLTGNEASRIRALKAANYLAARFNLKGRYIRAWNPWREGEDNSGIAIIDCCMNTSLLFWASRVTGDPRYRHIAEAHMDTVLEHFIRPDGSVYHIVSFNPETGEVTEKLGGQGYAPESAWSRGTAWAIYGLALAYHHSGKQDYLHAAQQVANFFLTRLPEDHVPHWDFRTSGATGDLRDTSAGACAASGLLLLAGQVNASDSNVYRNGAMKILESLYRNYGTWGNANEEGLLLHGTSNYPENRNIDVPLIYGDFFYVEALARVKEAGPFYWE, from the coding sequence ATGGAAATGACGGCAAAGCAAACATGGATCGATGAAGCCTGGAGCAAGGCGCTGGAGAAGACCAGAAGCAACAGCCGGAGAATCGGCGCCGGATTTCCTCATGCCAGCCAGGGAGGCCAATATGTGCTTGAAGGTCCGAACTGGTGGACAGCCGGCTTCTGGCCGGGCATGCTCTGGCAGTTGTACGCGGAGAGCGGGGACGAGAGTCTGAAGGCAATTGCCGAAGAGTGTGAGCAGCGGCTCGATGAGGTGCTTGACGGCTATGTCAAGCTGGATCATGATTTGGGCTTCATGTGGCTGCTGACCAGTGTAGCGAACTTCAAGCTAACGGGTAATGAAGCCTCGCGGATCAGGGCACTTAAGGCCGCGAATTATCTGGCAGCCCGCTTCAATCTGAAGGGCCGCTATATCCGCGCCTGGAATCCGTGGCGGGAAGGCGAGGATAACAGCGGGATCGCGATTATCGACTGCTGTATGAATACGAGCCTGCTCTTTTGGGCTTCCCGGGTGACCGGGGATCCCCGCTACCGCCATATCGCCGAGGCGCATATGGATACGGTGCTGGAGCATTTCATCCGGCCCGACGGTTCGGTTTATCATATCGTCAGCTTCAACCCGGAGACGGGTGAAGTTACGGAGAAGCTCGGCGGGCAAGGCTATGCGCCGGAGTCGGCCTGGTCGCGCGGCACCGCCTGGGCCATCTACGGATTGGCGCTGGCCTATCACCATTCCGGCAAGCAGGACTACCTGCATGCAGCACAGCAGGTGGCGAATTTCTTCCTGACCCGCCTGCCGGAGGATCATGTTCCGCATTGGGACTTCCGCACATCCGGGGCAACCGGTGATCTCCGTGATACCTCGGCCGGAGCCTGCGCAGCGAGCGGGCTGCTGCTGCTGGCCGGTCAGGTGAATGCTTCAGACTCTAATGTATACCGGAATGGGGCGATGAAGATCCTGGAGTCCCTCTACCGGAATTACGGTACATGGGGGAATGCGAACGAGGAAGGACTGCTGCTGCACGGCACGAGTAACTATCCTGAGAACCGGAATATTGATGTTCCGCTGATTTACGGAGATTTTTTCTACGTGGAAGCCTTAGCCCGGGTCAAGGAAGCCGGACCATTCTACTGGGAATAG
- a CDS encoding heparinase II/III family protein, with amino-acid sequence MNKQELFETVKELKPVSLSLYFPEGDAEAWWKQAAASAHLAQEIAEIRAEGQKLDRQAVPELTSGLFAMFAWTGSRLPYEKVYFERRRRLNTYVFLALLEPENPRHLEQLEDIIRAVCGEYTWCLPAHLPREHQAEDIDRYIDLFSSETGFTLSEISLLLGERLPAALRLRIQQEVELRLFRPFLTQGPYEWETARHNWAAVCAGSIGAAALLSMHDPGLLTEILFRTESSMRYYLEGFGEDGACLEGLGYWNYGFGYFTYYSDLLRSRSGGKLDRFHNEKVRKAARFQQQCFIDGALVANFSDSLPQMSVHMGLSHYLAEVYPGEVERPPSVLRAPYTEDHCSRFAPALRNLLWTRPGSGKSAWNASSCYLPDAAWLISRYVSEAGTFGFAAKGGHNAEPHNHNDLGQFILTGRGEVFTADLGSGEYTADYFGAGRYQYDCNGSQGHSVPVIDGRNQSQGQQFSSVVLHASTGDTDELSLDVTRAYEVEALLSLTRSFVWHKEKLPRLELLDEYRYEGVPGSWTERFVTWRKPLLLRSGVVLLPGAGGGVEVSYDPVAVEPEIAAHRYRDHFGREQVWHSLDFHAVRPGSGGRFAFTFQFL; translated from the coding sequence ATGAATAAGCAGGAGCTTTTCGAAACAGTGAAGGAGCTGAAGCCGGTATCCTTAAGCCTGTATTTTCCGGAGGGAGATGCGGAGGCTTGGTGGAAACAGGCAGCAGCGTCAGCACATTTAGCGCAGGAGATTGCAGAAATCCGTGCGGAGGGGCAGAAGCTGGACAGGCAGGCGGTACCGGAGCTGACATCAGGGCTGTTTGCTATGTTCGCATGGACGGGTTCGAGACTTCCGTATGAGAAGGTCTACTTCGAACGGAGAAGACGGCTCAACACCTATGTGTTTCTGGCACTGCTGGAGCCGGAGAATCCGCGTCATTTGGAGCAGCTGGAGGATATCATCCGGGCGGTATGCGGGGAGTACACCTGGTGCCTGCCTGCGCATCTCCCCCGGGAGCATCAGGCGGAAGATATCGACCGCTATATAGATCTGTTTTCTTCCGAGACCGGCTTTACGCTGAGCGAGATATCGCTGCTGCTGGGGGAAAGGCTCCCCGCGGCGCTCCGCTTACGGATACAGCAAGAAGTGGAGCTCAGACTGTTCCGGCCTTTCCTTACTCAGGGGCCTTATGAATGGGAGACTGCCCGGCATAACTGGGCGGCTGTCTGTGCAGGCTCGATCGGGGCAGCTGCGCTGCTGTCGATGCACGATCCCGGGCTCCTGACGGAAATTTTGTTCAGGACAGAGAGCAGCATGCGCTATTATCTGGAAGGCTTCGGAGAAGACGGGGCATGCCTTGAGGGGCTTGGCTACTGGAATTACGGCTTTGGCTATTTCACTTATTACAGTGACCTGCTCCGCTCCCGCAGCGGGGGGAAGCTGGATAGGTTCCACAACGAGAAGGTGCGCAAGGCCGCCCGGTTTCAGCAGCAATGCTTCATCGATGGTGCCCTTGTCGCTAATTTCTCGGATTCTCTGCCGCAGATGTCGGTGCATATGGGCTTGTCCCATTATCTGGCGGAAGTTTATCCGGGGGAGGTCGAGCGTCCGCCGTCAGTACTCCGTGCGCCGTACACCGAAGATCACTGCAGCCGGTTTGCTCCGGCGCTCCGTAATCTGCTCTGGACTAGGCCAGGCAGCGGGAAGAGCGCCTGGAATGCCTCGAGCTGCTATCTTCCCGATGCTGCATGGCTGATTTCGCGGTATGTCTCGGAAGCGGGCACATTCGGATTCGCGGCCAAGGGCGGCCACAATGCGGAGCCGCATAACCATAATGACTTGGGACAGTTCATCTTGACCGGGCGGGGCGAGGTCTTCACAGCTGATCTCGGCAGCGGGGAATATACGGCGGATTACTTCGGCGCCGGCCGCTATCAGTATGATTGCAACGGATCGCAGGGCCATTCGGTACCGGTTATTGACGGGCGGAATCAATCTCAAGGACAGCAATTCAGCTCCGTGGTGCTCCATGCATCCACGGGGGACACGGATGAACTGTCGCTGGACGTGACGCGGGCCTATGAGGTTGAAGCCCTGCTGTCACTTACCCGGTCCTTCGTCTGGCACAAAGAGAAGCTGCCCCGTCTGGAGCTGCTGGATGAATACCGGTATGAAGGTGTTCCGGGAAGCTGGACCGAGCGGTTTGTCACATGGCGCAAGCCGCTGCTTCTCCGGTCCGGTGTCGTGCTGTTGCCAGGGGCGGGCGGCGGAGTCGAAGTATCTTACGATCCCGTGGCAGTAGAACCGGAAATCGCAGCGCATAGATACCGGGATCATTTTGGGCGGGAGCAGGTCTGGCACAGCCTGGACTTTCATGCGGTCCGGCCCGGCAGCGGGGGCAGATTTGCCTTTACTTTTCAGTTTCTATAA
- a CDS encoding DUF2264 domain-containing protein: protein MNDTEQRKYWLDTMLRIGHPVLEALSRRELKKQLPTAFHSDRSSFAQLEAFARLACGMAPWLELEGLEGEEEQLRARYAGLMLEAIDAGTDPDSPDYMDFRTEGQPLVDAAFLAHALVRATKQLAGRLSERVRGNVIAAMKQTRRTAPSGSNWLLFSAMVEAALYILGDPEYDRMRVGYALHMFMDWYKGDGVYGDGKEFHWDYYNSFVIQPMLVDVVALFEHESGQYAEWEPVIVERARRYATVLERMIAPDGTYPFNGRSIVYRFGAFQLLSQAALQHFLEEALPPQQVRCALTAVIARIMEFPGNFDADGWLRPGVYGYQPELAESYINTGSLYLCASVFLPLGLLPSDPFWAGENMKWTSQRIAAGENVMRDSALGK, encoded by the coding sequence ATGAATGATACGGAACAGCGTAAATACTGGCTGGATACGATGCTGCGGATTGGACATCCGGTACTGGAGGCACTTAGCCGGAGGGAACTAAAAAAACAGCTTCCTACAGCATTTCACAGTGACCGGAGCAGCTTTGCCCAGCTCGAAGCCTTCGCCAGACTGGCCTGTGGAATGGCCCCTTGGCTGGAGCTGGAAGGGCTGGAGGGGGAAGAGGAGCAGCTTAGAGCCCGTTATGCCGGGCTGATGCTGGAAGCCATCGATGCGGGTACTGATCCGGATTCACCGGATTACATGGATTTCCGGACCGAAGGACAGCCGCTGGTCGATGCGGCCTTTCTGGCCCATGCGCTGGTGCGCGCAACGAAGCAGCTGGCCGGGCGGCTTAGTGAGCGGGTCAGAGGCAATGTAATCGCCGCTATGAAGCAGACGCGGCGTACCGCGCCGAGCGGCAGCAACTGGCTGCTGTTCAGCGCCATGGTCGAAGCCGCACTGTACATCCTCGGTGATCCCGAATATGACCGGATGCGCGTGGGGTATGCCCTCCATATGTTCATGGACTGGTATAAGGGGGATGGCGTATACGGGGACGGCAAGGAGTTTCACTGGGATTATTACAACAGCTTTGTCATTCAGCCGATGCTGGTCGATGTGGTAGCACTCTTTGAACACGAATCGGGGCAATACGCTGAATGGGAGCCGGTGATCGTGGAGCGGGCACGGAGATACGCAACCGTGCTGGAGCGTATGATCGCACCGGATGGAACGTATCCGTTCAACGGCCGCTCCATTGTCTACCGTTTTGGAGCATTTCAGCTGCTCTCGCAGGCGGCACTTCAGCATTTCCTTGAGGAAGCGCTTCCGCCCCAGCAGGTGCGCTGTGCCCTGACCGCAGTGATCGCCCGGATTATGGAGTTTCCCGGCAATTTCGATGCGGACGGATGGCTGCGCCCGGGGGTATACGGCTACCAGCCGGAGCTTGCGGAGAGCTATATCAATACAGGCAGCCTCTACTTATGTGCGTCCGTATTTCTGCCGCTTGGCCTGCTTCCTTCCGATCCCTTCTGGGCGGGGGAAAACATGAAATGGACCTCGCAAAGAATTGCCGCCGGTGAGAATGTGATGCGTGATAGTGCTTTGGGCAAGTGA
- a CDS encoding helix-turn-helix domain-containing protein: protein MKHAEYNQVFDGDILAGIGNSPISPTRDFHIHDHYEIFLFLGGKVNGFVDQYSYPLQRGDVLLFNNHEIHKIINLSTGPYERLTIHFKAPLVYPFCTASTNLLACFQNRQPGEHNLAHMDEPKLTEYMDLSLRLIDLLEHPKYGSEVLALTYLIQLLVLVGELYSHNRSAIPSLISSHIQSAMSYIDNHLQLNLSLEQIAAELGIDKYYLSHMFKQQTGGTIYRYVLLKKIALAKQLLTAGTSVSDTCYQTGFNDYANFIRTFKNITGVPPGKYGKQTEKQDGI, encoded by the coding sequence ATGAAACATGCTGAGTATAATCAGGTGTTCGACGGCGATATTCTGGCGGGGATCGGCAACTCTCCGATCTCTCCCACTAGGGATTTCCATATTCATGACCATTACGAAATCTTCCTGTTCCTGGGTGGCAAAGTGAACGGATTTGTGGATCAATATAGCTATCCTCTGCAACGGGGTGATGTACTTCTGTTCAACAATCACGAGATTCATAAGATCATCAATTTGTCTACCGGGCCCTATGAACGGTTAACGATTCATTTTAAAGCGCCGCTCGTGTATCCCTTCTGTACGGCAAGCACGAATCTGCTGGCCTGCTTCCAGAACCGCCAGCCCGGAGAGCATAATCTAGCACATATGGATGAACCGAAGCTTACAGAATATATGGACCTGTCCTTGCGTCTGATCGACCTGCTGGAACATCCGAAATACGGCAGCGAGGTGCTGGCACTGACTTATCTGATTCAGCTTCTGGTACTCGTGGGTGAGCTGTACAGCCATAACCGTTCTGCCATTCCGAGCCTAATATCATCACACATCCAGTCCGCCATGAGCTATATCGATAACCATCTGCAGCTGAATCTGTCCCTGGAGCAGATTGCCGCGGAACTGGGTATCGATAAATATTATCTCAGCCATATGTTCAAGCAGCAGACAGGCGGAACGATCTACCGATACGTCCTGCTCAAAAAGATCGCTTTAGCCAAACAGCTCTTAACTGCCGGAACCTCCGTATCCGATACATGCTACCAGACCGGCTTCAATGATTATGCCAATTTCATCCGCACCTTCAAGAACATCACCGGCGTCCCGCCCGGTAAATACGGTAAGCAAACGGAGAAGCAAGACGGAATATAA
- a CDS encoding YwiC-like family protein: MRKYIPNQHGAWAMLILPFLFGVAASGRQWIHIPLFACWLLIYLFSFPLLQGVKSGKFKRYEKPLKVYGTLLVPLVIYLVITEPVLLWFVLPLLPLFAVNLYYAKSKNERALLNDISAIVAFCLIIYPVFYVGQGESWRTATELFLLAVLYFVGTAFYVKTVIRERNNITFYYGSVGYHLLFAAAGLFLFPSLVVPLLILLIRAAVVPKTGISAKHTGMIEIGFSLMLYVSVLVLYFN, from the coding sequence ATGAGGAAATATATCCCTAACCAGCACGGCGCCTGGGCCATGCTCATCCTTCCCTTTCTGTTCGGTGTAGCAGCTTCTGGGAGGCAATGGATACATATTCCGCTGTTTGCCTGCTGGCTTCTGATTTATTTGTTCAGCTTTCCTTTGCTGCAGGGGGTCAAGAGCGGAAAATTCAAGCGTTATGAAAAGCCTTTGAAGGTATATGGAACTCTGCTGGTGCCATTAGTCATCTACCTGGTAATCACTGAACCGGTACTGTTATGGTTTGTTCTGCCGCTCCTGCCTTTGTTCGCTGTGAATCTCTATTATGCCAAAAGCAAAAATGAACGCGCCTTACTCAATGACATCTCAGCCATAGTGGCATTTTGCCTGATCATTTATCCGGTCTTCTACGTCGGTCAGGGTGAAAGCTGGCGGACAGCAACAGAGCTTTTCCTGCTGGCCGTACTGTATTTCGTCGGAACCGCCTTCTATGTCAAAACCGTCATTCGTGAACGCAACAATATCACCTTCTATTACGGATCTGTGGGTTATCATCTGCTGTTTGCAGCAGCCGGGCTATTCCTCTTCCCGTCATTGGTTGTCCCATTGCTAATTCTGCTGATACGGGCAGCCGTTGTACCCAAGACTGGGATCTCAGCCAAGCATACCGGAATGATCGAAATCGGCTTTTCCCTCATGTTATATGTGTCTGTGCTTGTGTTGTACTTCAATTGA